One window of the Pedobacter ginsengisoli genome contains the following:
- a CDS encoding SusC/RagA family TonB-linked outer membrane protein: MQVSAAGFAQKITLSQDKASLKQIFAEIKKQIGYDVFYQAGKVKEDKVIKANFLNTPLEQVMEKCLEGQPLSFTIDEKTVLIKEKEPTFLERLADRWAAIDVHGRVVDQEGKPLSGATVKFKGTGKSVSTNAKGEFYIEKIEEGAILVVSFIGYQNKEVTSQKEMGNIILQQSDSKLDEVQVIAYGTTTQRLSTGNISTVRAADIEKQPVTNPLLALQGRVTGVLITQNNGMSGSGVTVRIQGQNSIGKGNDPFFVIDGVPYVSQMLSTVRGGPLGGSGGADLGQGGPLGGSPLTYINPLDIENIEVLKDADATAIYGSRAANGAILITTKKAKAGDLTIGLNMYNGWGSFQGSWVY, translated from the coding sequence ATGCAAGTAAGCGCGGCTGGTTTTGCACAGAAAATTACGCTGAGCCAAGACAAAGCCTCGCTAAAACAAATCTTTGCTGAAATTAAAAAGCAAATCGGATACGATGTATTCTATCAGGCAGGCAAAGTAAAAGAAGATAAGGTTATTAAAGCTAATTTTTTAAACACACCACTAGAACAGGTGATGGAAAAGTGCCTTGAAGGGCAGCCGCTATCATTTACCATAGATGAAAAAACGGTGTTGATTAAGGAAAAAGAACCCACCTTTCTGGAACGCCTGGCTGATCGCTGGGCTGCTATTGACGTGCATGGTAGGGTGGTGGATCAGGAAGGGAAACCGTTATCGGGAGCAACAGTAAAGTTTAAAGGCACAGGAAAGAGTGTAAGTACAAATGCTAAAGGGGAGTTTTACATAGAGAAGATTGAGGAGGGTGCTATACTGGTGGTGAGTTTTATTGGGTATCAAAACAAAGAAGTAACCTCGCAAAAGGAAATGGGCAACATAATACTTCAACAAAGCGACAGTAAACTAGATGAGGTTCAGGTGATTGCGTATGGAACAACAACACAACGGTTGAGTACTGGGAATATATCTACGGTAAGGGCAGCTGATATTGAAAAGCAGCCTGTAACTAATCCGTTGCTTGCTTTACAAGGAAGAGTCACAGGAGTATTGATAACCCAAAATAACGGTATGAGTGGAAGTGGTGTAACTGTCCGTATTCAAGGACAGAATAGTATCGGGAAAGGCAACGATCCATTTTTTGTAATTGATGGTGTTCCATATGTTTCCCAAATGCTAAGCACAGTACGAGGTGGGCCTTTAGGAGGTTCTGGAGGTGCTGATCTTGGACAAGGTGGTCCTCTTGGGGGTAGTCCATTGACATACATTAATCCATTAGATATAGAAAACATAGAAGTATTAAAAGATGCAGATGCTACTGCAATTTATGGATCTAGAGCTGCAAATGGAGCTATCTTAATTACAACTAAAAAAGCGAAGGCCGGTGATCTGACGATTGGTCTCAATATGTATAACGGTTGGGGGTCGTTTCAAGGAAGTTGGGTCTACTGA
- a CDS encoding SusC/RagA family TonB-linked outer membrane protein gives MRTEAFKNENNTPSSNPVDPNYAPDLKIWDTKSFTDWQNELIGRTANYDHIDLSASGGTSNIQYLISTTYHKQTSVFPSDFDDSRVSLHFNINSISTNKKLKIQLSGNYLIDNNLLPQTDITVTALLLAPNAPSLYNDDRSLNWMPNSIGNSTWTNPLSVFELTYSNKTRNLIGNSVVSYKILKNIEFKTNLGYTDLQTNEYFGTPLTTFKPERRSISTRTASYTNSIFTSWIVEPQLNFEQFIAQGKLNILIGATFQENTSDGQRLQGRGYSSDQTLEDIKSASDISIGSTLSTKYRYNAYFSRFSYNWQDKYLINLVARRDGSSRFGKENLFHNFGSIGLGWVLSNEESLKKGSAIISFLKLRTSYGITGNDQIGEYQTLSLFKPNNLPNPYQQTTGLTIDNLPNPYLQWEVTRKMNFGLDLGLIKDRILVNANYFINRSSNQLLPFTLPVMTGFGSITSNFPAKVQNSGWEISLNTINFNRKKFNWSSNLNFTAVRNKLLSFPNIENTSYGFLYQVGQPLSITKLYKYAGVNQQTGTYQIYDREGNVTSEPDNLKDKVVVLNTAPKFDGGFLNSFKYKDFELDIFLQFVKQIGPNLLFGNTTFLSPGYLATGAGAGNQPTTVLDRWQKPGDIASVQRFSSNFSVASEFDNAKSSDAFYTDASFIRLKNVSLSWHLPHSIINKIHLRTARVYIQGQNLVTITKYKGLDPERMNLSSLPSLRVITTGIQFGL, from the coding sequence ATGAGAACAGAGGCATTTAAAAATGAGAATAATACACCAAGTTCTAATCCTGTCGATCCAAATTATGCGCCTGATTTAAAGATATGGGATACCAAAAGCTTTACCGACTGGCAAAATGAATTAATAGGTAGGACAGCCAATTATGATCACATTGATCTTAGTGCTTCCGGGGGTACAAGTAACATTCAATACTTGATCAGTACGACATACCATAAACAAACCTCCGTTTTTCCATCTGATTTTGATGATTCAAGAGTCTCTTTACATTTTAACATTAATAGTATTTCTACTAATAAGAAATTAAAGATTCAACTTTCCGGAAACTACTTAATTGATAATAATTTGTTGCCACAAACAGACATAACAGTTACAGCACTACTGTTAGCACCGAATGCACCTTCTTTATATAATGATGATAGAAGTCTAAACTGGATGCCAAATAGCATAGGGAACTCGACATGGACCAATCCACTGTCTGTTTTTGAGTTGACGTACTCAAACAAAACTAGAAATCTAATTGGAAATAGTGTTGTTTCTTATAAGATTCTGAAGAATATTGAGTTTAAGACAAATCTTGGATATACAGATTTGCAAACTAATGAGTATTTTGGAACCCCGCTAACCACATTTAAACCAGAGAGAAGATCTATAAGCACTAGAACCGCTTCTTACACTAACAGTATATTCACTTCGTGGATTGTGGAACCACAGCTGAATTTTGAGCAGTTTATTGCTCAAGGAAAGCTCAATATCTTGATCGGAGCTACTTTTCAAGAAAATACAAGTGATGGACAACGCTTGCAAGGTCGAGGATATTCAAGTGATCAAACATTAGAGGATATTAAATCAGCATCGGATATTAGTATCGGATCAACTTTGTCTACCAAGTATAGATATAACGCCTATTTTTCAAGATTTAGCTATAATTGGCAGGACAAATACTTAATAAATCTCGTAGCAAGAAGAGATGGAAGTAGTCGATTTGGAAAGGAAAATCTGTTTCATAATTTTGGGAGCATAGGTCTCGGTTGGGTATTGAGTAATGAAGAATCGCTAAAGAAAGGTAGTGCTATTATAAGCTTTTTAAAACTCAGAACTAGCTATGGAATAACTGGTAATGACCAAATAGGAGAATATCAAACATTAAGTCTTTTTAAGCCAAATAATCTTCCTAATCCTTATCAACAGACCACCGGACTTACGATTGATAATCTTCCCAATCCTTACTTGCAATGGGAAGTAACAAGAAAGATGAATTTTGGTTTGGATTTAGGCCTTATAAAAGATAGAATATTAGTTAATGCAAATTACTTTATTAATAGGTCTTCTAATCAATTACTCCCATTTACTCTACCTGTTATGACCGGTTTTGGAAGTATCACAAGTAATTTTCCAGCAAAAGTTCAAAATTCTGGGTGGGAGATTTCATTAAATACTATAAATTTTAATAGAAAAAAGTTCAATTGGTCAAGTAATCTCAACTTTACAGCAGTTAGAAATAAACTTTTGTCTTTCCCAAATATTGAGAATACTTCATATGGCTTCTTGTATCAAGTGGGCCAGCCATTGAGTATCACTAAGTTATATAAGTATGCTGGAGTAAATCAACAAACAGGGACATATCAAATTTATGATCGGGAGGGAAATGTAACATCTGAACCAGACAATCTGAAAGATAAGGTTGTGGTTTTAAATACCGCACCAAAATTTGATGGAGGATTTCTAAACTCATTCAAGTATAAAGACTTTGAACTAGATATTTTTCTGCAATTTGTAAAACAAATAGGTCCCAACCTTCTATTTGGAAACACTACCTTCTTATCTCCTGGTTATTTAGCAACTGGCGCTGGTGCAGGGAATCAACCAACAACAGTTTTGGATCGGTGGCAAAAGCCAGGGGACATTGCCTCTGTTCAAAGGTTTAGCTCTAATTTTAGTGTAGCTTCAGAATTCGATAATGCAAAGTCCAGTGATGCATTTTATACTGATGCATCATTTATTAGATTGAAGAATGTATCCCTGTCATGGCATCTTCCTCATTCAATTATAAATAAAATCCACTTAAGAACAGCAAGAGTGTATATACAGGGACAAAATTTGGTAACAATTACGAAATATAAAGGATTAGACCCTGAAAGAATGAATTTAAGTTCATTGCCTTCACTGCGGGTTATAACAACAGGTATCCAATTTGGATTGTAA
- a CDS encoding RagB/SusD family nutrient uptake outer membrane protein, whose product MILSRKNKSIRKIRDKWFLILFLIIALSGCKKWVEVPPPVTSLTGESVFKVDATAAAVLTNLYARMGSYSSIGSYKSSVSYLLGLSADEFVLTSFGSELENDYYKNRLRANIVGGEFWGEFYNYIFICNSAIEGIEKSNDLSKGVKEQLLGEAKFLRAFCYFYLVNIYDDVPKILTTDYKENSVLARSPVPEVYKQIISDLMKAREGLTDGYVKSDAETKYTIGSEERIRPNKWAAIALLARVCLYTKDYINAEILSTQIINQTALYNVKDVPLVNVFLKNSKESIWQVQPIQKSPGNTGDAFLFVIPGSGFSENNPVYLSEDLLNKFEVLDERKFAWVNIFSTGNGNNCYYACKYKIADITSNTKEYVTVLRLAEQYLIRAEARAYQDDLEGAREDLNVVRNRAGLENTLANDRKSILKAIINERQLELFTEWGHRWLDIKRTAGFENSSVSLADEIMPAICTSKGGLWTPNAKLFPIVLGDIQNNPNLIQNTGY is encoded by the coding sequence ATGATATTAAGTAGAAAAAATAAATCAATTAGAAAAATTAGAGACAAATGGTTTCTAATTTTGTTCTTAATCATTGCATTGTCAGGATGTAAGAAGTGGGTCGAAGTCCCGCCGCCAGTGACCTCTCTAACAGGAGAAAGCGTTTTTAAAGTTGATGCAACTGCTGCTGCAGTTTTAACTAATTTATATGCAAGGATGGGCTCATATAGCAGTATTGGATCCTATAAGAGTAGTGTTAGTTACTTGCTAGGGTTATCAGCAGATGAGTTTGTGCTTACTTCTTTTGGATCGGAGCTAGAAAATGATTATTATAAAAACCGCTTGAGGGCGAACATAGTTGGTGGAGAGTTCTGGGGCGAATTTTATAATTATATATTTATCTGTAATTCTGCAATTGAAGGAATAGAAAAATCAAATGATCTTTCCAAAGGAGTCAAAGAGCAATTATTAGGTGAGGCTAAGTTCCTTAGGGCCTTTTGTTACTTCTATCTCGTTAATATTTATGATGATGTGCCAAAGATTTTGACTACCGATTACAAAGAGAATTCTGTTCTTGCAAGATCACCAGTGCCAGAGGTATACAAACAGATAATTTCCGATTTGATGAAGGCTAGAGAGGGATTGACTGACGGATATGTTAAATCAGATGCGGAAACAAAATATACTATCGGTTCTGAAGAAAGAATTCGTCCTAACAAATGGGCGGCTATTGCCTTACTTGCTCGTGTATGTTTGTATACTAAAGATTATATCAACGCTGAAATTCTATCTACACAGATTATTAACCAGACAGCACTGTACAATGTAAAAGATGTGCCCTTAGTAAATGTCTTCCTAAAAAACAGTAAAGAAAGTATTTGGCAAGTACAACCGATTCAAAAATCACCTGGAAATACGGGAGATGCTTTTCTATTTGTAATACCTGGCTCCGGTTTTAGCGAAAATAATCCAGTTTATTTGAGTGAAGATCTGTTGAATAAATTCGAAGTCCTAGATGAGAGAAAATTCGCTTGGGTAAACATATTTTCGACGGGGAATGGTAACAATTGTTACTACGCATGCAAGTACAAGATTGCAGATATTACCTCGAATACCAAGGAGTATGTAACTGTATTGCGATTAGCAGAACAGTATCTTATTCGGGCAGAAGCACGTGCATATCAAGATGACTTGGAAGGAGCCAGAGAAGACCTAAATGTTGTAAGAAACAGAGCTGGTTTAGAAAATACCTTAGCAAATGATCGCAAATCTATTCTGAAGGCAATAATTAATGAAAGACAGTTGGAATTATTCACTGAATGGGGCCATAGATGGCTAGATATCAAAAGGACGGCTGGCTTTGAAAATTCATCAGTAAGTCTGGCCGATGAAATTATGCCTGCGATATGCACTTCAAAAGGTGGCCTTTGGACTCCGAATGCAAAGCTATTTCCAATTGTGCTAGGTGATATTCAAAACAATCCAAATTTGATTCAGAACACCGGATATTAA
- a CDS encoding thioredoxin family protein, translated as MNNLKQLVLPLLCLFVGMEVKSQGINFEKNLNWDQIQAKAKEQNKYIFVDAYTTWCGPCKAMSAEIFPKKEVGDFINDKFISVKIQMDKTKSDDEFIKSWYADAKSLDQQYNITAYPTILFFSPEGNLAGRSVGYKNANKLIAEVKKAIAGSEEFRILYEQYKNAKRDSGFVKKLVELGQQIGQTSISKAIAQQYIRSLNNQELFKKENLLFVHRFTTSPNDFGFKIFRKEGKMVNIVLGANTAETKVREVIIKEEIDPIVKDQTKIPDWVNIEKTIRSKYGAIGLEAYYGERMGFASEKKDWTNFGKFYALYYTTAYSRSKFHINNISWPIFEYVNDPKVLDIAIKTMKYDIEHFDQKSLQAFDTYANLLYKSGKKQEAIEWESKALRLEEENALKNNSKPNPVFGETLEKMKTGVPTWPLVEPKKQ; from the coding sequence ATGAACAACTTAAAACAACTTGTCTTGCCACTGCTTTGCTTATTTGTTGGAATGGAAGTAAAATCACAAGGTATTAACTTTGAAAAAAACTTAAATTGGGATCAAATCCAAGCCAAAGCAAAGGAACAAAATAAGTATATATTCGTCGATGCCTACACCACTTGGTGTGGACCATGTAAAGCCATGAGCGCAGAAATTTTTCCTAAAAAAGAAGTTGGCGATTTTATAAACGACAAATTCATCTCAGTAAAAATCCAAATGGATAAAACCAAATCAGACGATGAATTCATTAAAAGCTGGTATGCAGATGCGAAATCACTTGATCAGCAATACAATATCACTGCATATCCCACAATACTGTTCTTTTCTCCTGAAGGCAACCTAGCAGGCAGATCTGTTGGCTATAAAAATGCTAATAAGCTTATCGCCGAAGTAAAGAAAGCGATTGCCGGTTCAGAAGAATTCAGGATACTCTATGAGCAGTATAAGAATGCAAAAAGAGATTCTGGATTTGTTAAAAAACTCGTTGAGTTGGGACAACAAATAGGACAAACATCGATTTCAAAAGCAATTGCTCAACAATATATTCGCAGTTTAAATAATCAGGAATTATTTAAAAAGGAAAATCTCCTATTTGTTCATCGGTTTACCACATCTCCAAATGATTTTGGTTTTAAGATATTCAGAAAGGAAGGCAAGATGGTTAATATTGTTCTTGGAGCCAATACCGCTGAGACGAAGGTGAGAGAAGTAATTATCAAAGAAGAAATAGACCCTATTGTTAAAGATCAAACAAAGATTCCAGATTGGGTAAATATTGAAAAAACCATTAGAAGCAAGTACGGGGCGATTGGCTTAGAGGCTTATTATGGAGAACGGATGGGATTTGCTTCGGAAAAAAAGGATTGGACCAATTTTGGTAAATTTTATGCTCTTTATTATACAACGGCTTATAGTCGAAGTAAATTTCACATCAATAATATATCATGGCCGATCTTTGAATATGTAAATGATCCAAAGGTGCTGGATATAGCCATTAAAACTATGAAATATGATATTGAGCATTTTGATCAAAAGAGTCTCCAGGCTTTTGATACCTATGCAAATTTGCTCTACAAATCAGGCAAGAAGCAAGAAGCTATTGAGTGGGAAAGTAAAGCTTTACGACTTGAAGAGGAAAATGCTTTGAAAAATAATAGCAAGCCAAATCCTGTTTTCGGTGAAACATTAGAGAAAATGAAGACAGGCGTTCCCACCTGGCCATTAGTAGAACCTAAAAAGCAATGA
- a CDS encoding FecR family protein encodes MENQRLDELIEKYILKTATIQEQQELLDWYNTENGEEIAWLSEQLNEEVLVKQRLLLNINKQIQPKSKSVKLCPRIAAAAAILLVAGAGLFFFNSDRGIQKQVQDDVAVNDIAPGKNTATITLANGKTIQLSDAKTGVIIDATSLKYNDNTQVNTSAITGRHPELVSGPRTVQTPRGGTYQITLPDGTKVWLNAASSLSFPSTFQGLGNRKVELSGEAYFEVAKDKTHAFIVTTEKQEVEVLGTHFNINSYADEPNTKTTLLEGSVRVAYAPRHPEFISGSHTSKSTMDEVILKPNQQAILTDNTNITVKQVDPEDAIAWKNGYFMFNTETLQEVMNKVARWYDVNVQYQNPEVKKLKFSGTMSRYDNISQILKKIAAISNVSYSIKGKTVFLK; translated from the coding sequence ATGGAAAATCAGCGACTGGACGAGTTAATAGAAAAGTATATTCTTAAAACTGCTACAATACAAGAGCAGCAGGAATTGCTTGATTGGTACAATACCGAAAACGGTGAAGAGATTGCATGGTTATCTGAGCAGCTCAACGAGGAGGTATTGGTAAAACAACGTCTTCTTTTGAATATCAACAAGCAGATACAGCCAAAATCAAAATCAGTTAAACTTTGCCCACGTATTGCTGCGGCAGCAGCTATTCTTTTGGTTGCGGGCGCTGGTCTATTCTTTTTTAATAGCGATCGCGGGATCCAGAAACAAGTTCAGGATGACGTGGCTGTTAATGACATTGCCCCAGGAAAAAACACTGCTACTATAACATTAGCCAATGGTAAAACCATACAACTGAGCGATGCTAAAACCGGAGTTATTATAGATGCTACTAGCCTGAAGTATAACGATAACACACAAGTTAACACGTCTGCTATAACCGGTCGTCATCCTGAACTTGTTTCAGGACCCCGCACTGTGCAAACCCCTCGCGGAGGAACCTATCAAATCACATTGCCGGATGGCACCAAAGTATGGCTAAACGCTGCTTCTTCACTCTCATTCCCATCAACTTTTCAAGGATTAGGTAACCGAAAAGTTGAACTAAGCGGCGAAGCCTACTTTGAGGTAGCAAAAGATAAAACCCACGCTTTTATAGTAACTACAGAAAAACAAGAAGTAGAGGTATTGGGCACACATTTTAACATTAACAGCTACGCGGATGAACCCAACACCAAAACCACTTTACTTGAAGGGTCTGTGCGCGTTGCTTATGCGCCCCGTCATCCTGAATTTATTTCAGGATCTCACACTAGCAAGTCCACCATGGATGAGGTAATCCTGAAACCTAATCAGCAAGCCATTCTTACTGACAACACTAACATAACCGTTAAACAAGTTGACCCCGAAGATGCCATTGCCTGGAAAAACGGATACTTCATGTTCAATACCGAAACCTTACAAGAAGTAATGAACAAAGTTGCCAGATGGTACGATGTTAATGTTCAATACCAAAACCCGGAAGTAAAGAAGCTGAAGTTTAGCGGAACCATGTCAAGATATGATAACATCAGTCAAATCCTGAAGAAGATAGCTGCAATCAGTAATGTAAGTTATTCCATCAAAGGGAAAACAGTTTTTTTAAAGTAG
- a CDS encoding VOC family protein gives MAKMNPYLNFNGKTEEAFNFYKSVFGGEFSAVHRMTEAPEASQLPENERNGIMHIALPIDGHTTLMASDILPSCGHVLNEGNNVQISLHPESREETERLFNGLSAGGNVEMPLEDTFWGAYFGSFKDKFGIQWMVNFEQGQK, from the coding sequence ATGGCTAAAATGAATCCTTACTTAAACTTCAACGGCAAAACCGAAGAAGCTTTTAATTTTTACAAATCTGTTTTTGGAGGCGAATTTAGTGCCGTTCACAGAATGACCGAAGCACCTGAGGCTTCGCAACTTCCAGAAAACGAAAGAAACGGAATAATGCATATTGCATTGCCAATTGATGGGCATACCACATTAATGGCTTCAGATATATTGCCTTCTTGCGGGCATGTTTTAAATGAAGGAAACAACGTGCAAATATCGCTTCACCCTGAAAGCAGAGAAGAAACTGAACGTCTTTTTAATGGATTATCAGCAGGAGGAAATGTTGAAATGCCTCTTGAAGATACTTTCTGGGGTGCTTATTTTGGGAGCTTTAAAGACAAGTTTGGCATCCAATGGATGGTAAATTTTGAACAAGGTCAAAAATAA
- a CDS encoding alpha/beta hydrolase family protein — protein sequence MRKKILIIILVLIYSSGFGQKPVLDTTAFNGWPYVNCPLISNDGKFVSYRIENQPVNGGTLVIQKLFDKWRKNIIGGKLEFFSSDSQKGIFTIKDSLFVLEFSDNSLKFKGIVDSFKYPEINNNDWIAYQIKGRNDSLMLYNIYTNEVKTYGSVINYGFDRNGQFLLIETKAKDEQINDYSLRYISLKSKNTSTIWTSKYGKPESIKSFAFNDDGTQIAFIVGHADNDLNNNSIWIYKNDRDEAEAVVTVTNLEPNFVIGSDGLKFNSQSDKIFFNLSRIANHDLKKTGSASVDIWNYKDELLQSEQVGRRSKDQFRAVVNLNTKMLVRLEDEYSSLSFSSNNNSPKGNYLIAEKINYFSDYWWHKDFAQNIELVSTLDGARRPVLNNSKHIIRNVKLSPSEEFVVWYDPNAHHYYSYEIASGKIRNLSKDLPYPLFDNEKSSPNKQAAFGLVGWVEDGKSILVYDRYDIWDLNLLNGRKPINTTNKFGRNNRIVLGVADNNIVRNFKENDTVLIAGFNRNTKENGFFKTVIGKGGITRKGKMQSYSFCIPRTVPYVKGLGTIRDLISAGWPIKAKNTDLFLVYRMKSDESINLFTTKDLVNFKRISDIHPETKYNWITAELHHWKMLDGKPSQGILYKPENFSEKKKYPLIFLYYEEKSDGLHMFMQPRYSSAIIDIPYYVSNGYLVFVPDIHFKKGHIGKGTVNSVVSAAAYLSKYEWVDSNRLGIHGQSFGGYETNYLITHSNIFKAACEGSGSSNLISSYSQLTGGLQKGSGGSRQSLFEIDQSFIGVTPWERPDLYVENSPVFGIQNVTTPLLIWHCKDDVSVPFEQGIEMFLGMRRANKKVWLLQYDGDGHAVGGNNAIDLTTRMKQFFDHYLKNTPAPVWMTRGIPYKDKQVQDGLELDYSGVQP from the coding sequence GTGAGAAAGAAAATACTAATTATAATTCTTGTACTAATTTACTCATCTGGATTTGGGCAGAAGCCTGTTCTTGATACGACTGCTTTTAATGGATGGCCGTATGTTAACTGCCCTTTAATTAGCAACGATGGTAAGTTTGTAAGCTATAGAATCGAAAATCAGCCAGTTAATGGTGGCACGTTGGTTATCCAAAAATTGTTTGATAAATGGAGAAAAAATATCATCGGAGGGAAACTCGAATTTTTTTCTAGTGATAGCCAGAAGGGCATCTTTACTATTAAAGATAGTTTATTTGTTTTGGAGTTTTCAGATAACAGTTTGAAATTTAAAGGTATTGTTGATTCATTTAAGTATCCTGAAATTAACAACAATGATTGGATAGCTTATCAAATCAAAGGTAGAAATGATTCTTTAATGTTATACAATATTTACACAAATGAGGTGAAGACCTACGGATCCGTAATTAATTATGGTTTTGATAGGAATGGCCAATTCTTACTGATAGAGACAAAGGCAAAGGATGAACAGATAAACGATTATTCATTACGATATATTTCACTGAAAAGTAAGAATACAAGTACAATTTGGACTAGTAAATACGGGAAGCCAGAGAGTATAAAATCTTTTGCTTTTAATGATGATGGGACACAGATTGCATTCATTGTGGGACATGCTGATAATGACTTGAATAATAACTCAATATGGATTTATAAAAATGATAGAGATGAAGCAGAAGCGGTTGTGACTGTCACCAACTTAGAGCCTAATTTCGTGATCGGATCAGATGGATTGAAATTCAACAGCCAAAGTGATAAAATATTCTTTAATCTATCAAGGATAGCAAATCATGATCTAAAAAAGACAGGATCGGCAAGTGTAGATATTTGGAATTACAAAGATGAATTACTACAATCAGAACAGGTTGGAAGAAGATCAAAGGACCAATTTCGAGCTGTAGTAAATCTCAATACTAAAATGCTAGTTCGATTAGAGGACGAGTATTCTTCATTAAGTTTTTCATCAAATAATAATAGCCCAAAAGGAAATTACCTCATAGCAGAAAAGATTAATTATTTTTCTGACTATTGGTGGCATAAAGATTTTGCTCAAAACATAGAGCTTGTTTCTACCTTGGATGGAGCTAGAAGACCAGTGCTGAATAATTCAAAACACATAATTAGAAATGTTAAATTATCTCCATCTGAGGAGTTCGTTGTTTGGTATGATCCAAACGCACATCATTACTATAGCTATGAAATTGCATCAGGGAAAATTAGAAATCTCTCAAAGGATCTTCCTTACCCACTGTTTGACAATGAAAAGTCCTCCCCGAATAAACAAGCAGCATTTGGACTGGTTGGCTGGGTTGAAGACGGCAAATCAATTTTAGTTTATGATAGATACGATATTTGGGATTTGAATCTTTTAAATGGAAGAAAACCCATAAACACAACGAATAAGTTTGGCCGTAATAATCGCATTGTTTTGGGAGTTGCAGATAATAATATTGTTAGAAACTTTAAAGAAAATGATACTGTTCTAATTGCTGGTTTTAATCGTAATACTAAAGAAAATGGCTTTTTCAAAACTGTAATTGGGAAGGGTGGAATTACTCGAAAAGGTAAAATGCAAAGCTATTCGTTTTGCATCCCGAGAACTGTACCATACGTTAAAGGGCTTGGTACTATAAGGGATTTGATAAGTGCAGGTTGGCCCATTAAAGCAAAAAACACTGATCTGTTCCTTGTTTATAGGATGAAATCCGATGAGTCGATAAACCTATTTACGACCAAAGATTTAGTAAATTTTAAAAGGATTTCAGATATACATCCTGAAACGAAGTATAATTGGATTACAGCTGAACTGCATCATTGGAAGATGCTTGATGGAAAGCCTTCTCAGGGGATTCTTTATAAACCTGAGAATTTTAGTGAAAAGAAGAAATACCCTTTGATTTTTCTCTATTATGAGGAAAAAAGTGATGGTTTACATATGTTCATGCAACCGCGTTATTCTAGCGCAATTATAGATATTCCTTATTATGTCAGTAATGGATATCTTGTGTTTGTTCCAGATATACATTTTAAGAAAGGACATATTGGGAAAGGTACAGTGAATTCTGTAGTATCTGCTGCAGCATACTTATCTAAGTATGAATGGGTTGATTCAAACAGATTAGGGATTCATGGTCAAAGTTTTGGAGGATATGAAACAAACTATTTAATAACACACTCAAATATATTCAAGGCTGCATGTGAGGGATCTGGTAGTTCCAACTTAATTAGTTCTTATAGTCAGCTTACTGGTGGACTACAAAAGGGGAGTGGTGGCAGTAGACAATCATTATTTGAGATAGATCAAAGTTTTATTGGCGTAACACCTTGGGAACGACCAGATCTTTATGTCGAGAATTCGCCTGTTTTCGGCATACAAAATGTAACTACTCCCTTATTAATTTGGCATTGTAAAGATGATGTTTCTGTACCGTTTGAACAGGGAATTGAGATGTTTTTGGGAATGCGGAGGGCAAATAAAAAGGTATGGCTATTGCAATATGATGGCGATGGACATGCTGTTGGAGGGAATAATGCTATAGATTTAACTACGCGAATGAAGCAATTTTTTGATCACTATTTAAAAAATACTCCCGCCCCAGTCTGGATGACCCGTGGCATTCCTTACAAAGATAAACAGGTTCAAGATGGACTGGAATTAGATTACTCGGGAGTACAACCTTAA
- a CDS encoding helix-turn-helix domain-containing protein has protein sequence MFLDSQIEALIISHFDETELPSDLRVIQKLEQLLKGHFKTHKKLEFYSESIGVSLRRLNAICINHLQKSLYELIQEQRLNESLKLLKFTELSVKEIAYYLEFSGPPYFVRYFKKKTGQTPRQYRIKTKEL, from the coding sequence ATGTTTTTAGACAGTCAAATAGAAGCGCTCATCATATCTCATTTTGACGAGACTGAATTACCCTCGGATTTGAGGGTAATTCAGAAGCTTGAACAACTATTGAAAGGACATTTTAAGACTCATAAGAAACTAGAGTTTTATAGTGAAAGTATAGGTGTTTCATTAAGACGCTTAAATGCAATATGCATTAATCATTTACAAAAAAGCCTTTATGAGCTTATACAAGAGCAACGTCTTAACGAAAGTTTAAAGCTTTTAAAATTTACTGAACTATCAGTTAAGGAGATCGCCTATTACTTAGAATTTAGTGGTCCTCCTTATTTTGTGCGGTATTTTAAAAAGAAGACCGGGCAGACGCCTCGCCAGTATAGAATAAAAACAAAAGAATTATAA